CCAAGCAGGTCATCGTGCAGAAAGTCCGCGAAGCTGAGCGCGCTCAAGTCGTTGACGCCTATCGCGAACGCCTGGGTGAAATCATCTCCGGCACCGTTAAGAAAGTCACCCGCGACAACGTGATCGTCGATCTGGGCAATAACGCCGAAGCGTTGCTGGCTCGTGAAGACATCATCTCTCGCGAAACCTTCCGTGTGGGCGTGCGCTTGCGTGCGCTGCTCAAGGAAATCCGCACCGAGAACCGCGGCCCTCAGTTGATCCTGTCGCGTACCGCTCCGGAAATGCTGATTGAGCTGTTCCGTATCGAAGTGCCGGAAATTGCCGAAGGCCTGATCGAAGTCATGGCGGCGTCCCGCGACCCGGGTTCGCGCGCCAAGATTGCGGTCCGCTCCAAAGACAAACGCATCGACCCGCAAGGTGCCTGCATTGGTATGCGCGGTTCGCGCGTCCAGGCGGTGTCTGGCGAATTGGGCGGTGAGCGCGTGGACATTGTCCTGTGGGACGATAACCCGGCGCAGTTCGTGATCAACGCCATGTCGCCGGCTGAAGTGGCGGCAATTATCGTTGACGAAGATGCCCATGCGATGGACATCGCCGTTGGCGCAGACAATCTGGCTCAGGCCATTGGTCGTGGTGGTCAGAACGTGCGTCTGGCCAGCCAACTGACCGGTTGGACCCTGAACGTGATGACCGAATCGGACATCCAGGCTAAGCAGCAAGCTGAAACCGGTGACATCCTGCGCAACTTCATCGAAGAGTTGGAAGTCGATGAAGAGCTGGCACAGGTGCTGGTAGATGAAGGCTTCACCAGCCTGGAAGAGATTGCCTACGTACCGTTGGAAGAAATGCTCAACATCGACGGCTTTGACGAAGATATCGTCAACGAGCTTCGCGCTCGGGCCAAGGATCGCTTGTTGACTAAAGCCATCGCTACTGAGGAAAAGCTGGCAGACGCCCATCCGGCCGAAGACCTGCTCTCGCTTGAGGGTATGGACAAGGATTTGGCGATGGAACTGGCGGTGCGCGGCGTAATTACCCGCGAAGACCTGGCCGAGCAGTCTATTGACGATCTGCTCGACATCGACGGCATTGACGAAG
The sequence above is drawn from the Pseudomonas quebecensis genome and encodes:
- the nusA gene encoding transcription termination factor NusA gives rise to the protein MSKEVLLVVESVSNEKGVPASVIFEALELALATATKKRFEDEVDLRVEINRHTGAYETFRRWTVVEEADLDDPAIETWPSKVAETHPGAKVGDVVEEKIESIEFGRIAAQTAKQVIVQKVREAERAQVVDAYRERLGEIISGTVKKVTRDNVIVDLGNNAEALLAREDIISRETFRVGVRLRALLKEIRTENRGPQLILSRTAPEMLIELFRIEVPEIAEGLIEVMAASRDPGSRAKIAVRSKDKRIDPQGACIGMRGSRVQAVSGELGGERVDIVLWDDNPAQFVINAMSPAEVAAIIVDEDAHAMDIAVGADNLAQAIGRGGQNVRLASQLTGWTLNVMTESDIQAKQQAETGDILRNFIEELEVDEELAQVLVDEGFTSLEEIAYVPLEEMLNIDGFDEDIVNELRARAKDRLLTKAIATEEKLADAHPAEDLLSLEGMDKDLAMELAVRGVITREDLAEQSIDDLLDIDGIDEDRAGKLIMAARAHWFE